The Acidimicrobiia bacterium genome contains a region encoding:
- a CDS encoding FAD-binding oxidoreductase, with translation MGVDSEPGFDKREQIVADKADAVVIGAGVIGSAITFELARRGRSVICVDAGDGVGAGSTSASSAIIRFHYSTHDSVLTAWESAAMWLDLSNHLGIEDQAGMARFVQTGCLVFDFPGTNRPEVLGHFDAVGVPYEELGAGEIKERYPALDVGDYFPPRSVDDPEFGADPVGEVGGYFTPDAGFIDDPMLAAGNFMNAARHNGAALRLRSEVVAIRQQGGAVSGVDLASGESIECPIVINVGGPDSGSINAMAGVTGDMRINHRPLRQEVFVAQSSAGFGMGEGTIVTDLNLGTYFRPHLGGTLLIGGTEPDCDPLEWVDDTADFNVHPTVMGFERSVYRAARRLPAMGIPSRPVGLAALYDASDDWVPLYDKSNLAGFYMACGTSGNQFKNAPMAGIFLAELIEAAERGQDHDTEPVQVRGARTGQTVDLAAFSRLRQPSLTSGTVLG, from the coding sequence ATGGGAGTAGATTCAGAGCCAGGTTTCGACAAGAGAGAGCAAATCGTGGCGGACAAAGCAGACGCGGTGGTGATTGGCGCCGGAGTGATCGGTTCGGCGATCACGTTCGAGTTGGCCCGGCGCGGCCGCTCAGTCATTTGTGTCGATGCCGGCGACGGGGTGGGGGCCGGTTCGACTAGCGCCTCAAGTGCCATTATCCGGTTCCACTACTCCACTCATGACTCCGTGTTGACCGCCTGGGAGTCAGCTGCCATGTGGCTTGACCTCTCCAACCATCTCGGGATCGAGGACCAGGCAGGAATGGCTCGCTTTGTCCAGACCGGATGCCTCGTGTTCGATTTTCCCGGAACCAACCGGCCAGAGGTGCTCGGCCACTTCGACGCGGTCGGTGTGCCCTATGAGGAACTCGGCGCCGGTGAGATCAAAGAGCGGTATCCCGCGCTCGATGTGGGCGACTACTTTCCGCCGAGGTCCGTCGACGATCCCGAGTTTGGCGCCGACCCAGTCGGTGAGGTCGGCGGGTACTTCACCCCTGATGCCGGATTCATCGACGACCCGATGCTGGCTGCCGGCAATTTCATGAATGCTGCCCGCCATAACGGTGCGGCTTTGCGTCTGAGGTCAGAGGTTGTCGCCATTCGTCAACAGGGTGGAGCCGTATCCGGAGTCGACCTGGCCTCGGGTGAGTCGATCGAATGTCCGATCGTTATCAACGTTGGCGGTCCTGATTCGGGTTCGATCAACGCCATGGCCGGGGTGACTGGCGACATGAGGATCAACCACCGACCGCTCCGTCAGGAGGTGTTTGTGGCTCAGTCCTCGGCCGGATTCGGAATGGGTGAGGGCACCATCGTCACCGACCTCAACCTGGGCACCTATTTTCGGCCCCACCTCGGTGGCACCTTGCTCATCGGAGGAACGGAGCCCGACTGTGATCCTCTCGAATGGGTGGACGATACGGCTGATTTCAACGTTCATCCCACGGTCATGGGATTCGAGCGCAGCGTCTATCGCGCCGCCCGTCGTCTCCCTGCGATGGGCATCCCTTCCCGGCCGGTTGGTCTGGCGGCGCTTTATGACGCCTCCGACGACTGGGTTCCGCTGTATGACAAGTCCAATTTGGCTGGCTTCTATATGGCGTGTGGTACCAGTGGCAATCAGTTCAAGAACGCCCCGATGGCCGGAATCTTCTTGGCCGAACTCATCGAGGCGGCCGAACGGGGCCAGGACCATGACACCGAACCAGTCCAGGTGCGGGGTGCCCGGACCGGCCAGACAGTCGATCTGGCTGCTTTCTCCCGTCTGCGCCAACCCAGCCTGACGTCGGGCACCGTTCTGGGCTGA
- the maf gene encoding septum formation protein Maf: MSQFILASGSPRRRQLLSQLGLEFTVLAPDVDETLLPQEPADVYVRRVAELKAATIAEGIVLAADTTVVLDGNVMGKPGGPAEAVEMLSRLSGMTHTVFSGVCSNGPAGLLSEVVRTDVTMAELTPGQIDWYVATGEPLDKAGAYGMQGIGMALVAGLVGSVSNVIGLPLDTAVDLLTRQGVEVMRG; the protein is encoded by the coding sequence ATGTCACAGTTCATTCTCGCCTCTGGTTCGCCGCGCCGTCGCCAGCTGCTCTCCCAGCTCGGGCTTGAGTTCACCGTGCTCGCTCCGGATGTCGACGAAACGCTGCTACCCCAGGAACCGGCTGATGTCTATGTGCGACGGGTTGCCGAACTGAAAGCTGCCACCATCGCGGAGGGAATTGTCCTGGCCGCCGATACCACCGTGGTGCTCGATGGCAACGTGATGGGCAAACCCGGCGGGCCGGCCGAGGCCGTCGAGATGCTTTCGCGCCTTTCTGGTATGACCCACACCGTCTTCAGCGGGGTATGCAGCAACGGACCTGCCGGATTGTTGTCTGAGGTCGTCCGGACCGACGTCACCATGGCCGAGCTCACTCCCGGCCAGATCGACTGGTACGTGGCGACCGGCGAACCACTCGACAAAGCGGGCGCCTACGGGATGCAAGGGATCGGGATGGCGCTCGTTGCCGGCCTGGTCGGCAGTGTTTCGAATGTCATCGGGCTACCGCTCGATACGGCCGTCGACTTGTTGACCCGACAAGGCGTGGAGGTCATGCGTGGCTGA